Proteins found in one Sporosarcina jeotgali genomic segment:
- a CDS encoding LURP-one-related/scramblase family protein yields MKELYMKQKMFSMSGKFAVKDSNENDVYRVEGSFMQVPKTYSILDIPGHEVAVITKKIFSFLPTFFVEVAGQELVTIQKQFTFLKARYTIQAADIEVSGNWWDMDFEVLQYGEVVGRVEKKWFEFGDSYRIQVVNEEMETLLVALVVAIDCVQADQSGAATVM; encoded by the coding sequence ATGAAGGAATTGTATATGAAGCAAAAAATGTTCAGTATGAGCGGGAAATTTGCGGTGAAAGATTCTAATGAAAACGATGTATACCGAGTTGAAGGCAGTTTTATGCAAGTTCCCAAAACGTATTCAATTCTAGATATACCAGGACATGAAGTTGCAGTGATCACTAAAAAGATATTCAGTTTCCTGCCGACATTTTTTGTGGAGGTTGCAGGTCAGGAATTGGTGACGATTCAAAAGCAATTCACATTTCTCAAGGCTCGATATACGATTCAAGCAGCAGATATTGAAGTAAGCGGAAATTGGTGGGATATGGATTTTGAAGTGTTGCAGTATGGTGAAGTTGTCGGCCGGGTTGAGAAGAAATGGTTCGAGTTCGGTGACAGTTATCGGATCCAAGTAGTTAACGAAGAGATGGAAACCTTGCTAGTTGCGCTAGTTGTTGCGATTGACTGTGTGCAAGCTGACCAATCCGGTGCAGCAACGGTTATGTAA
- a CDS encoding NAD(P)-dependent oxidoreductase encodes MSLHVIQILPMYHPDGEKKLRELANVKQFNEFDEPAIIMYLQQNTVDGIILRAPAKITPELLNHCGHVTAISGAGIGLDNIDVACATSKGIKVLHAPKMNSTATAEHAIALLLSVMKDINVFHSEMQKGNFSFRDGRYTTELEGKTLGLIGFGSIAQKVANIAKNGFGMHVTAYVRTISSDRQQLADSLGVEVTTSMEEVFKTSDAVSLHIPLTEQTRELIDQKLFNLMKPSAVLINTSRGGVIHEADMVASLKNKTFSRAGVDVFAVEPPSDNHPFFEMKEITMTPHIGGISIEAARKTSVVIAENLIKAIQGETLSVIANAQSIVKTNKG; translated from the coding sequence TTGTCTTTGCATGTCATTCAAATACTGCCGATGTATCATCCGGATGGCGAGAAAAAGTTGAGAGAACTTGCTAATGTGAAACAATTCAATGAGTTTGATGAACCAGCGATCATTATGTACTTACAACAAAACACAGTAGATGGAATCATCTTAAGAGCACCTGCGAAAATCACACCAGAACTATTAAATCACTGTGGACATGTGACTGCGATTTCCGGCGCAGGAATCGGTCTCGACAATATCGATGTGGCCTGTGCGACATCTAAAGGAATTAAAGTATTGCATGCACCTAAAATGAATAGCACAGCGACAGCAGAACATGCCATAGCGTTACTATTATCTGTGATGAAAGATATAAATGTTTTTCACTCAGAAATGCAAAAAGGGAACTTTTCATTCAGAGACGGAAGATACACAACAGAATTAGAAGGTAAAACACTTGGATTAATTGGATTTGGATCGATTGCACAAAAAGTGGCGAACATCGCGAAGAATGGCTTTGGAATGCACGTAACCGCCTACGTTCGAACGATTTCGTCAGATAGGCAGCAGCTCGCTGATTCTCTAGGGGTGGAAGTGACGACTTCGATGGAAGAAGTTTTCAAAACAAGTGATGCGGTAAGTCTTCACATACCATTGACCGAACAAACAAGAGAATTGATTGACCAAAAGCTCTTCAATCTTATGAAACCCTCCGCTGTTCTCATCAATACGTCACGAGGCGGTGTCATCCATGAAGCAGATATGGTTGCATCACTTAAAAATAAAACATTTAGCAGAGCTGGGGTAGATGTATTTGCAGTCGAACCGCCATCGGACAATCATCCGTTTTTTGAGATGAAAGAAATTACGATGACTCCTCATATTGGGGGGATCAGTATAGAGGCGGCTAGAAAAACGTCAGTAGTGATTGCAGAGAATTTGATAAAAGCAATCCAAGGCGAGACGTTATCTGTGATTGCTAATGCACAAAGTATTGTTAAAACGAATAAGGGTTAA
- a CDS encoding carboxymuconolactone decarboxylase family protein: MEPRVSHFDQAPDGMSIMLEMEKYIKTTAIEQSLQELIKIRASQINGCAYCLNMHTADARKIGEAEQRISCISAWDDCDFYTESERAALELTEHVTLVSAKRVPDDLYKKVRLHFNEKQYVDLILIINQINNWNRISIAMGIRSSEK, encoded by the coding sequence ATGGAACCAAGAGTTTCTCATTTTGACCAAGCACCGGACGGCATGTCAATTATGTTAGAAATGGAGAAGTATATTAAAACCACAGCAATCGAACAAAGTTTGCAGGAGCTCATCAAAATTCGAGCTTCCCAAATTAACGGATGTGCGTACTGTTTAAATATGCATACTGCCGATGCTCGTAAAATCGGCGAAGCTGAACAAAGGATATCTTGTATTAGCGCATGGGATGACTGCGATTTTTACACAGAATCTGAAAGGGCAGCGTTAGAACTAACAGAACATGTGACGCTAGTCTCTGCTAAACGCGTTCCAGATGACCTTTACAAAAAAGTACGATTACATTTTAATGAAAAACAATATGTTGATTTGATTCTAATTATCAACCAGATTAACAATTGGAATCGAATTTCTATCGCAATGGGAATTCGTTCATCCGAAAAATAA
- a CDS encoding FAD-dependent oxidoreductase, translated as MTHHEEKLPKESLSYWRTNIEFPKFPKLEQDMDVDAVIVGAGITGITSAYLLANEGLKVAVIDSDEVLNGTTGHTTAKITAQHDLIYAEFIHSLGREKAGLYYQANSEALKFMKETVDRHSIECEFSPEDAYIYSTTEKYAKKIEKEAEAYKTLGIDGELVDSIPFPIEIQNALVMKNQAQFHPTKYLVHLIQHITDKGGQIFEQTTAVNIETGVNPSVLTTEDKRITAKHVLICSHFPFYEGTGLYSTRLYANRSYALAVKTKKEFPGGIYISADKPARSLRSVTANDEELVLIVGEDHKTGQGIETMDHYKALETFGEDVFELEEVRYRWSAQDLVSLDNLPYIGELTAGNPNVLIATGFRKWGMSNGTAAGLLFRDMVLGKENPYADLYTPSRFNVHPSVKNFVVENANVVGQLIKGKLETPKTKPEDLSKGEGAVITLDGHRKGAFKDDEGKVHIVDTTCTHIGCEVAWNNGERTWDCPCHGSRFSYTGEVIEGPAEKPLQKYDYKMIDNLT; from the coding sequence ATGACCCATCATGAAGAAAAGCTGCCTAAGGAATCGTTATCGTATTGGCGTACAAATATAGAGTTCCCTAAGTTTCCGAAGTTGGAACAGGATATGGATGTGGATGCAGTAATTGTAGGAGCAGGTATAACGGGAATCACTTCCGCTTATTTGTTAGCAAATGAGGGCTTGAAAGTGGCTGTCATCGATTCAGATGAAGTATTGAATGGAACCACGGGGCATACGACTGCTAAAATCACCGCTCAGCATGACTTAATTTATGCTGAATTCATTCATAGCCTTGGAAGAGAAAAGGCAGGATTGTATTATCAAGCGAATTCTGAAGCACTGAAGTTTATGAAAGAAACGGTGGACAGGCATTCTATCGAATGTGAATTTAGCCCCGAAGATGCGTACATCTACTCTACTACAGAGAAATACGCGAAGAAGATAGAAAAAGAAGCAGAGGCGTATAAGACGTTAGGAATCGATGGGGAATTGGTGGATTCGATTCCATTTCCTATCGAAATCCAAAATGCACTTGTTATGAAAAACCAAGCCCAGTTTCATCCGACTAAGTACTTGGTTCATCTTATCCAGCACATCACAGATAAGGGCGGTCAGATTTTTGAACAGACAACGGCAGTGAATATAGAAACTGGGGTTAATCCGTCTGTTCTAACGACTGAGGATAAACGCATAACAGCAAAACACGTCCTTATTTGTTCCCATTTTCCTTTTTATGAAGGCACAGGACTTTACTCAACCAGGTTGTATGCAAATCGTTCATACGCTTTAGCCGTTAAGACGAAGAAGGAATTTCCGGGTGGAATTTATATTAGTGCGGATAAACCTGCGCGTTCACTTCGTTCCGTAACTGCAAATGATGAAGAGCTGGTCCTGATTGTGGGAGAAGACCATAAAACGGGCCAAGGGATTGAAACGATGGATCATTATAAGGCTTTGGAGACGTTTGGGGAAGATGTCTTCGAACTGGAAGAAGTGAGATATCGCTGGTCGGCACAAGACTTAGTGTCATTGGATAATTTGCCTTATATCGGTGAGTTAACAGCTGGAAACCCAAATGTCCTGATAGCGACAGGATTCCGAAAATGGGGAATGTCGAATGGAACAGCTGCGGGTTTGTTATTCCGGGATATGGTTCTAGGCAAAGAAAATCCGTATGCAGATCTCTATACACCTTCAAGATTCAATGTCCACCCAAGTGTGAAAAACTTTGTAGTTGAAAATGCAAACGTAGTCGGACAGCTTATTAAAGGAAAGCTTGAAACGCCGAAGACCAAGCCTGAAGACTTATCTAAAGGAGAGGGTGCGGTCATTACATTGGATGGCCATCGAAAAGGCGCCTTTAAAGATGACGAAGGGAAGGTTCACATCGTCGATACAACTTGTACGCATATAGGGTGTGAGGTGGCATGGAATAACGGAGAACGGACCTGGGACTGTCCATGTCACGGCTCCCGGTTTTCGTATACCGGAGAGGTAATTGAGGGGCCGGCTGAAAAACCATTGCAAAAATACGATTATAAAATGATTGATAATCTCACCTAA
- a CDS encoding thiolase family protein, with protein MRHSYIVEAVRTAVGRMGGSLKDIPVDHLAEKVIRELMERTNTDIKVDEVILGQAKQSADTSNLARLAALRAELPVTVPGYTVHRQCGSGLQAINNADQQIRLGLSDVVIAGGAESMSTAPYYIRNARYGFGAGNGMILDPNTESQPCSQPAEVYGALTMGYTAENLAEHYAISREEQDEFAMRSQLLAENAIQEGRFKEEIVPFEVKSRKNSFQFEVDEHPRKSSKEQLAKLRAVFKEDGTVTAGNTSGRNDAASVVLMMSEDKLNEYGLKAKAKIIAQAVSGVSPEVMGIGPVTSTKKALEQCGLTIEEIDLIELNEAFAAQALSVIKGTGMDIKKVNVNGGAIALGHPIGATGAVLMTKMLHEMKRRGSKYGLVTLCIGGGQGITTIVENLQ; from the coding sequence TTGAGGCATTCTTATATTGTTGAAGCGGTAAGAACTGCAGTCGGCAGAATGGGAGGTTCCCTTAAAGATATCCCAGTAGATCATTTAGCGGAGAAAGTGATTCGTGAATTGATGGAAAGAACGAATACAGATATTAAGGTAGACGAAGTTATTCTGGGTCAGGCAAAGCAGAGTGCAGATACATCTAATTTAGCCCGCCTGGCTGCGTTACGAGCAGAACTGCCTGTCACGGTTCCGGGGTACACGGTTCATCGTCAATGCGGTTCAGGCTTGCAAGCCATCAATAATGCAGACCAGCAAATCCGATTGGGGTTATCAGATGTTGTGATAGCAGGCGGTGCGGAAAGTATGAGTACGGCCCCTTATTACATTCGAAATGCCAGATATGGTTTCGGTGCGGGGAATGGGATGATTTTGGATCCGAACACAGAGAGTCAGCCCTGCTCGCAGCCTGCTGAAGTTTACGGCGCATTAACAATGGGCTATACGGCTGAAAATCTAGCTGAACACTATGCGATTTCACGAGAAGAACAGGATGAATTCGCAATGAGAAGTCAGCTTCTTGCTGAAAACGCCATTCAAGAGGGGCGCTTCAAAGAAGAAATCGTTCCTTTTGAAGTGAAATCAAGAAAAAATAGTTTTCAGTTTGAAGTGGACGAACATCCTAGAAAATCCTCTAAAGAGCAACTGGCAAAACTTCGCGCGGTGTTCAAAGAAGATGGAACAGTCACTGCAGGAAATACAAGCGGCAGAAACGATGCGGCATCCGTCGTACTCATGATGTCAGAAGACAAATTAAACGAATATGGATTAAAGGCAAAAGCGAAAATCATCGCTCAAGCAGTCAGCGGTGTTTCTCCTGAAGTCATGGGGATCGGCCCGGTGACTTCGACAAAGAAAGCATTGGAGCAATGCGGACTCACTATCGAGGAGATCGACTTGATTGAACTGAACGAAGCATTTGCTGCACAAGCGTTATCTGTCATCAAAGGGACTGGCATGGACATTAAAAAAGTGAATGTAAACGGTGGTGCAATAGCTCTGGGGCATCCAATTGGCGCTACAGGGGCAGTACTGATGACGAAGATGCTCCATGAGATGAAGCGCAGAGGCTCGAAATATGGATTGGTGACGCTTTGTATCGGCGGGGGCCAGGGAATTACAACGATCGTTGAAAATTTACAATGA
- the rpmJ gene encoding 50S ribosomal protein L36 produces MKVRPSVKPICEKCKIIRRRGKVMVICENQKHKQRQG; encoded by the coding sequence ATGAAAGTACGTCCTTCAGTTAAACCGATTTGTGAAAAGTGCAAGATAATTCGAAGACGAGGAAAAGTGATGGTCATCTGTGAAAATCAGAAACATAAACAAAGACAAGGATAA
- a CDS encoding LLM class flavin-dependent oxidoreductase, with product MTLTTKTFNGIPLSVLDLAPINEGGSPTETFKNSVELAQHAEGLGFNRYWLAEHHNMPGVGSSATSVLIGHIAGATERMRVGSGGVMLPNHAPLVIAEQFGTLDALYPGRIDLGLGRAPGSDQATAYALRRTLHSSGEDFPQQVEELRSYFDPQPNARVRAFPGEGQDIPIWLLGSSGFSAQLAAQQGLPFSFASHFAPAYVMQALQLYHQNFKPSKHLQDPYAMLGVSIVAADTDERALWLATSFQQQFLSLHRGMPTQFKPPLDDPDAVWSPSEKVSAANMLDSPATIVGSPETVKRKLEAFLNQTKANEFIISSPVFHQKDRLRSFEIIADMMD from the coding sequence TTGACTTTAACAACAAAAACATTCAATGGAATACCATTATCCGTATTAGATCTCGCGCCCATCAACGAAGGCGGGAGTCCTACTGAGACTTTTAAAAATAGTGTGGAACTGGCACAGCACGCCGAAGGTTTAGGTTTCAATCGTTACTGGCTGGCAGAGCATCACAATATGCCGGGTGTAGGCAGCTCTGCGACGTCTGTTTTGATTGGTCATATTGCCGGAGCAACAGAGCGTATGCGAGTTGGCTCGGGTGGCGTTATGCTGCCAAACCATGCACCGCTCGTGATTGCTGAACAGTTCGGAACACTTGACGCACTTTACCCTGGACGCATTGACTTAGGGCTGGGCCGAGCACCGGGAAGTGACCAGGCAACAGCATATGCGCTTCGACGGACATTGCATAGCAGCGGGGAAGACTTCCCGCAGCAAGTGGAGGAGTTGCGTTCGTATTTCGATCCGCAGCCAAATGCCCGTGTCCGTGCATTTCCAGGTGAAGGTCAAGACATTCCGATTTGGCTGCTTGGTTCATCAGGCTTTAGCGCTCAGCTTGCTGCGCAGCAAGGTTTGCCTTTTTCGTTCGCCAGCCACTTTGCACCTGCTTATGTGATGCAGGCATTACAGCTGTATCATCAGAACTTCAAACCGTCGAAGCATCTTCAAGATCCATATGCGATGTTAGGAGTCAGTATTGTTGCAGCTGATACAGACGAGCGAGCTCTATGGCTTGCAACTTCTTTCCAACAGCAATTCTTAAGTCTTCACCGTGGCATGCCGACACAATTCAAGCCGCCTTTAGATGATCCGGACGCGGTGTGGTCACCAAGTGAAAAAGTTTCAGCTGCCAATATGCTCGATTCACCAGCAACAATTGTTGGAAGTCCTGAAACGGTGAAACGTAAACTGGAAGCATTTTTGAATCAGACAAAAGCGAATGAATTCATTATCAGTTCGCCTGTATTCCACCAAAAGGATCGCTTGCGTTCGTTTGAAATCATTGCAGATATGATGGATTAA
- a CDS encoding DUF1284 domain-containing protein, giving the protein MIKLRGHHIFCLLGYRGMGYSEEYVANMTEIHTLLREQPDTLIQIIKGPDHLCAKFPDDQPYHCEDKGIFSRDKEIVKRLGLKYSDVLPWREVERRIRVNVEASDIAVVCESCSWRSYGFCEQGVERVIEAQGLLEVEQK; this is encoded by the coding sequence TTGATCAAATTAAGAGGCCATCATATTTTTTGCTTGCTTGGGTATCGGGGAATGGGATACTCGGAAGAATATGTTGCAAATATGACGGAAATTCATACTTTATTGCGCGAACAACCAGATACGTTAATTCAAATTATCAAAGGTCCTGACCACTTGTGTGCAAAGTTTCCGGACGACCAGCCATACCATTGTGAAGATAAAGGAATTTTTAGCAGAGATAAAGAAATTGTGAAACGCTTAGGGCTCAAATACAGCGATGTGCTGCCTTGGCGGGAAGTTGAACGGCGGATTCGTGTAAATGTGGAAGCATCCGATATTGCGGTTGTCTGCGAAAGCTGTTCCTGGCGTTCTTATGGCTTTTGTGAACAAGGAGTAGAGCGAGTAATCGAAGCTCAAGGATTGCTGGAAGTGGAACAGAAATAA
- a CDS encoding GrpB family protein: protein MRVIVVDHDSEWDQLFQEEAKKIKELFGEELVDIHHIGSTSVPGLQAKPILDMMPVVRDIQKVEFRNEQMEDMGYEALGEFGTPRRRYFRKGGDARTHQVQFYQADDTYNVDRHLAVKNFLRTHPDEARRYGELKASLANKYPNDSSSYVEGKSSFIKNLEEKALSWYETE, encoded by the coding sequence ATGAGAGTCATAGTAGTTGATCATGACTCTGAATGGGATCAGTTGTTTCAAGAAGAAGCCAAAAAAATCAAAGAACTATTTGGTGAAGAGCTTGTAGATATTCATCACATTGGCAGTACTTCTGTTCCTGGATTACAAGCGAAACCAATTCTCGATATGATGCCTGTCGTCCGCGATATCCAGAAAGTTGAATTTAGGAATGAACAGATGGAAGACATGGGATACGAGGCGCTTGGTGAGTTTGGAACACCGAGAAGACGTTATTTTCGTAAGGGCGGCGATGCACGGACCCATCAAGTTCAATTTTATCAAGCAGATGATACGTACAATGTGGATCGGCACTTAGCGGTTAAAAACTTTTTGAGAACCCATCCTGATGAGGCAAGACGATATGGTGAATTAAAGGCAAGCTTGGCTAATAAATATCCAAACGATAGTTCATCTTACGTCGAAGGGAAAAGTTCGTTTATAAAGAATTTAGAAGAGAAAGCATTATCGTGGTATGAAACTGAATGA
- a CDS encoding TetR/AcrR family transcriptional regulator gives MKARKQKEIIESAIKLFAENGFTNTSIQEIVNDCGISKGAFYNYFPSKEALHIAIFEYYFEQMRTRTHEIDNEQLPPREKLTKLLSVPFEQLTQQKDFFMVYMREQSFSINKELRQVMEKTQFEMLAWYQNNLKEVYGEKIADYTGDIIMLIEGIRSSYLVAILIQDLQIDAALVPTFIMNRIDDMVDSFEKGEEPIMKRNLLNIFTQNSLDTLSISEKVSSLLEDMHEQLEVMNFSDEQKEGLTGVIDFLNRELEKPAIEKYTFQGMLANLKTVKEFDIYREKIANLLGLQLL, from the coding sequence ATGAAAGCACGAAAACAAAAAGAAATCATTGAGTCAGCCATCAAATTATTTGCAGAAAATGGCTTTACGAATACATCCATTCAGGAGATTGTAAATGATTGCGGCATTTCTAAAGGTGCATTCTACAATTACTTTCCTTCCAAAGAAGCGCTGCACATCGCCATTTTTGAATATTACTTCGAACAGATGAGAACCAGAACTCACGAAATCGATAACGAACAGTTACCTCCCCGTGAAAAACTTACAAAACTGTTAAGCGTTCCATTTGAACAACTGACGCAGCAGAAGGACTTTTTCATGGTGTATATGCGCGAACAAAGCTTTTCGATCAATAAAGAACTCCGACAGGTTATGGAAAAAACCCAATTCGAAATGCTGGCTTGGTATCAAAATAACTTGAAAGAAGTTTACGGAGAGAAAATCGCTGACTATACCGGTGATATTATAATGTTAATTGAAGGAATTAGAAGCAGTTATTTAGTAGCCATCCTAATTCAAGATTTACAGATTGATGCAGCGCTAGTACCGACTTTCATTATGAATCGCATTGACGATATGGTTGACTCTTTTGAAAAAGGAGAAGAGCCCATCATGAAACGAAATTTATTGAACATTTTCACCCAAAATTCATTGGACACGTTATCTATCAGCGAAAAAGTGTCGTCGTTACTTGAAGACATGCACGAACAGCTTGAAGTCATGAATTTTAGTGATGAACAAAAGGAGGGACTGACGGGGGTCATCGACTTCCTAAATCGCGAGCTTGAAAAACCTGCGATTGAAAAATATACGTTCCAGGGGATGCTTGCTAATTTAAAAACGGTTAAAGAATTTGATATCTATCGAGAAAAAATCGCTAACTTGTTAGGACTTCAACTTTTATAA
- a CDS encoding tartrate dehydrogenase, with protein sequence MKTFKIALIPGDGIGPEVVAEGVKVLQAIEQLDPAISFSFTEFPWGCEYYLEHGKMMADDGIEKLKGFDAIYLGAVGYPGVPDHISLWDLLLTIRKEFDQYVNLRPITLLNPALTPLKNKTAEQIDFLVIRENSEGEYAGAGDWLFKGKPEEVVLQTGVFSRKGTERIIRYAYEEAKRSNRTLTSISKANALNYSMVFWDEVFEEVGKEYPDVQTYSYLVDAASLYFVTEPERFEVVVTSNLFGDILTDIGAAITGGMGLATGANINPERSYPSMFEPVHGSAPDISGKGIANPIAAIWSVSQMMDFFGEEKWGKAILSVIQEMLHEKESLTSDLGGESTTTQLGDRFVELLAARSSELV encoded by the coding sequence ATGAAAACATTTAAGATTGCCCTTATCCCGGGAGACGGAATAGGTCCGGAAGTGGTGGCTGAAGGTGTAAAAGTGCTGCAGGCGATTGAACAATTAGATCCGGCAATTTCCTTTTCATTCACTGAATTTCCATGGGGATGTGAGTATTATTTGGAGCACGGGAAAATGATGGCGGATGACGGAATCGAGAAGCTCAAAGGATTTGATGCGATCTATCTGGGAGCAGTAGGTTATCCGGGCGTGCCTGATCATATTTCTCTTTGGGATCTATTGCTTACAATCAGAAAAGAATTTGACCAATATGTAAATCTCCGGCCGATTACGTTATTGAACCCGGCACTTACCCCCTTGAAAAATAAAACGGCAGAGCAAATCGACTTCCTCGTCATTCGGGAAAACAGTGAAGGTGAGTATGCCGGAGCTGGAGACTGGCTTTTTAAAGGAAAGCCAGAAGAAGTCGTCTTACAAACTGGCGTTTTTTCGCGTAAAGGAACGGAGCGTATTATTCGCTACGCCTATGAAGAGGCAAAACGGTCTAACCGGACATTGACAAGTATCAGTAAAGCGAATGCGCTGAACTATTCAATGGTGTTCTGGGATGAAGTATTTGAGGAAGTGGGTAAGGAATATCCGGATGTGCAAACGTATTCGTATCTCGTGGATGCTGCCAGTCTTTACTTTGTGACGGAGCCTGAGCGGTTTGAAGTGGTGGTCACTTCTAATCTTTTTGGAGATATTTTGACAGATATCGGTGCTGCTATTACTGGAGGAATGGGATTGGCAACTGGCGCAAACATTAATCCTGAACGCAGCTATCCCTCCATGTTTGAGCCTGTACATGGTTCAGCGCCAGATATTTCAGGAAAAGGAATCGCGAATCCCATTGCTGCCATTTGGTCAGTCAGTCAAATGATGGACTTCTTTGGGGAAGAAAAGTGGGGGAAGGCGATCTTATCTGTAATTCAAGAAATGCTGCATGAAAAAGAGTCGCTCACCTCAGATTTAGGCGGGGAATCTACAACAACACAACTAGGGGATCGGTTTGTTGAATTACTTGCAGCACGGTCCTCAGAATTGGTCTAG
- the dapA gene encoding 4-hydroxy-tetrahydrodipicolinate synthase yields MNFGQLITAMVTPFDEQGEIDFPAARNLINHLIENGSDALVVAGTTGESPTLTNEEKVNLFEFTVQVAGGRFPVIAGTGSNNTRESIQLTQQAEAAGVDGIMLVTPYYNKPSQEGMYQHFKTIAQASSLPIMLYNIPGRSSVNMSPDTIIRLADIPNIVAVKEASGDLDAMADIIEHTPADFALYSGDDGLTLPVLSIGGAGVVSVSAHIIGPEMKTMMSHFNSGRIREASTLHRRMLPIMKELFAAPNPSPVKAALNLEGVAVGGVRLPMLPLTDVQLSSLNRVLHGQDTILI; encoded by the coding sequence ATGAATTTTGGACAACTGATTACTGCTATGGTGACACCATTTGACGAGCAAGGTGAAATTGACTTTCCCGCTGCCCGGAACTTGATCAATCATTTAATTGAAAACGGATCGGATGCCCTGGTGGTTGCAGGGACAACAGGAGAGTCCCCGACGTTAACAAACGAAGAAAAAGTGAATTTATTTGAATTTACGGTGCAAGTTGCAGGTGGCCGTTTCCCTGTCATTGCAGGCACAGGATCTAATAATACGAGGGAATCGATCCAGCTGACGCAGCAGGCTGAAGCCGCTGGAGTGGATGGAATCATGCTTGTCACTCCCTATTACAACAAGCCGAGCCAAGAAGGAATGTATCAGCATTTCAAGACTATTGCCCAAGCTTCTTCACTGCCAATTATGCTTTATAACATACCGGGCCGCAGTTCAGTTAATATGAGTCCTGACACAATTATCCGCCTTGCTGACATTCCTAATATCGTAGCTGTCAAAGAAGCGAGCGGCGACTTGGATGCGATGGCAGACATCATCGAACATACACCTGCAGACTTTGCACTTTATAGCGGTGACGATGGACTTACGCTTCCTGTCCTATCCATTGGCGGAGCTGGGGTCGTGTCTGTATCCGCACATATTATAGGACCTGAGATGAAAACGATGATGAGTCATTTCAATAGCGGCCGCATTCGAGAAGCGTCCACCTTGCATCGCCGGATGCTGCCCATTATGAAAGAACTGTTCGCTGCACCGAACCCTTCACCTGTGAAAGCTGCATTGAATTTGGAAGGCGTCGCAGTAGGCGGCGTGCGATTACCTATGCTTCCTTTAACAGACGTTCAGCTGAGTTCATTGAATCGTGTATTGCATGGGCAAGATACAATTCTAATTTAA